GCTCGCGGATCAATCCCAGGTAGTGATGAAACGGGCCGCCGGCCACCATGTAGTTTTCGGCGTGTACTTCAAAAAAACCGATATCGGGGCCGGTCTCAAGCACTTGGGTAAAGTGCTCGGTCCTCAACCCCAGCCCAGCCCGCAAGGGCAGGCCGGGCACCTGAGTCGGTGAGACCGTATAAGGGGATGTAGGCGTCATCATCAGTACTCAGGCTGCACGAGGTTTCAGGATTTGGCAGTGAATTCGGTTTCCTGGCCGAAGCCGGTCGGCGAGGTGGTGCTTGGGGTCTTGGTGCAGGTACCGGCGGGGACCAGCTTCCAGGCATTGGCCTGGTCCTGGGTTTTGGAGGTGCCGGCGCAAGAGGTGCCAGCGCCTGCGGCGCAATCGTTCTTGCCGGCTTCAGCCACGCCGAAGCATTTCTGCATGTCATCGGCTGCTTGGGCAGTGGTGCTCAGGGCGGACAGGCTCAGGGCCGAACCCAGGGCGAGGACGAGGGTGGCGGCGGACAGTTTGGTGGTCATGGTGTGTCTCCAGCAGTGGTTGAATGCGCAGGCTTGATTGCCTGCTTGCACCACTAGAGGGAGGGGGATTGAGTTCGTTACAAAATCAGTCGAAAAAACTTCAAATTTATGCAAAACAAAATGTGGGAGGGGGCTTGCTCCCGATGACAGTGTGTCAGGCACAGGACATGTGACTGATATACCGTTATCGGGGGCAAGCCCCCTCCCACATTTAGATCCAGTTTACTCAGTAACCGGGTCTTAACCTCCCAGATATGCCTCGCGCACTTTCGGATCGGTCAGCAGTTGCTCGCCAGTGCCCTGCATCACCACCCGGCCGTTTTCCAGCACGTAGGCCCGGTCAGCGATTTTCAATGCCTGGTTGGCGTTTTGCTCCACCAAAAACACCGTCACCCCATCTTTGCGCAGCTGTTCAATGATATCGAAGATCTGCTGGATGATGATCGGTGCCAGGCCCAGGGAGGGCTCGTCCAGCAGCAACAGCTTGGGCTTGCTCATCAGCGCCCGGCCGATGGCGAGCATTTGCTGCTCGCCGCCCGACATGGTGCCGCCGCGCTGGCTGAAGCGTTCCTTGAGGCGGGGGAACAGGTGCAGCACCTTGTCCATCTGCTCCTGGTAGTCGCCCTTGTCGGTAAAGAACCCGCCCATGGCCAGGTTCTCTTCCACGGTCAGGCGCGAGAACACGCGGCGGCCTTCCGGTACCACCGCAATGCTCTTGCGCATGATTTCGGCGCAGTGCCTGCCCACCAGCTCTTCACCCATGTAGCGGATGCTGCCGCTGTAGGCTTGCGGCGAACCGCACAGGGTCATCAGCAATGTCGATTTGCCGGCACCGTTGGCGCCGATCAGGGTGACGATCTCACCCTGGCGCACTTCGACATTGACGTCGTGCAGGGCCTGGATCTTGCCGTAGAACGTGGAAACGTTTTCGAACTGCAACATTTTACGCTTCCCCCAGATAGGCTTTGATCACTTCAGGATTGTCGCGGATCTGCTCCGGCGTGCCGTCGGCCAGCGGCGTGCCCTGGTTGATCACTACAATATGGTCGGAAATGCTCATGACCAGTTTCATGTCGTGTTCGATCAACAGCACCGTGGCGTTGTTTTCCTCACGCAGCACGCTGATCAGCGCCTTGAGGTCTTCGGTTTCCTTGGGGTTCAGGCCCGCGGCAGGTTCGTCGAGCATGAGGATCCGCGGGCGGGTCATCATGCAGCGGGCGATTTCCAGGCGACGCTGCTGGCCGTAGGCGAGGGTGCCTGCCGGGCGGTTGGCAAACTCGGTCAGGTTGACCTTGTCCAGCCAGTACGCCGCGTATTCCATGGCCTCGCGCTCGCTCTTGCGGAACGCCGGGGTCTTGAACAGGCCCGCGAAGAAGTTGGTGTTCAAGTGACGATGCTGGGCGATCAACAGGTTCTCGACTGCGGTCATGTCCTTGAACAACCGCACGTTCTGGAAGGTACGCACCACGCCCTTGCGAGCGATCTCGTGACCCGCCAGGCCCTGGATCGGTTGGCCGTCCAGCAGGATGCTGCCGCCGCTCGGCTTGTAGAAGCCGGTGAGGCAGTTGAA
This genomic stretch from Pseudomonas synxantha BG33R harbors:
- a CDS encoding DUF2282 domain-containing protein, with the protein product MTTKLSAATLVLALGSALSLSALSTTAQAADDMQKCFGVAEAGKNDCAAGAGTSCAGTSKTQDQANAWKLVPAGTCTKTPSTTSPTGFGQETEFTAKS
- a CDS encoding ABC transporter ATP-binding protein, whose product is MLQFENVSTFYGKIQALHDVNVEVRQGEIVTLIGANGAGKSTLLMTLCGSPQAYSGSIRYMGEELVGRHCAEIMRKSIAVVPEGRRVFSRLTVEENLAMGGFFTDKGDYQEQMDKVLHLFPRLKERFSQRGGTMSGGEQQMLAIGRALMSKPKLLLLDEPSLGLAPIIIQQIFDIIEQLRKDGVTVFLVEQNANQALKIADRAYVLENGRVVMQGTGEQLLTDPKVREAYLGG
- the livG gene encoding high-affinity branched-chain amino acid ABC transporter ATP-binding protein LivG, whose amino-acid sequence is MSREILKVENLSMRFGGLLAVNGVALTVKEKQVVALIGPNGAGKTTVFNCLTGFYKPSGGSILLDGQPIQGLAGHEIARKGVVRTFQNVRLFKDMTAVENLLIAQHRHLNTNFFAGLFKTPAFRKSEREAMEYAAYWLDKVNLTEFANRPAGTLAYGQQRRLEIARCMMTRPRILMLDEPAAGLNPKETEDLKALISVLREENNATVLLIEHDMKLVMSISDHIVVINQGTPLADGTPEQIRDNPEVIKAYLGEA